Proteins from one Kineococcus mangrovi genomic window:
- a CDS encoding sensor domain-containing diguanylate cyclase encodes MGPEGVRERGGAVRVDAQEVEGTGVLDTFPDPTWSVDADGRLARWNRAAETVFGHLAADVLGRCPREVLGDVPGATGPVDLRDARDRRVTGSAVVWSDGHLRHTSVRVCEGDVGVVSRRLLEGLLEHVSDAIVTVDARGTVQLLNKVAERLYGVRAADLVGRHVQGLTRGHGADEYLRAVRRALTAGHGWSGVEVEVTTTGGRTLVVESAATALHDAHGGYAGAVLVSRDVTPVRELEQSLRAATRVLRDRTAQMSRATHRDALTGVATRSLLQERLSAALGAAVDRDEPVCVLLADLDGFRAVNDSYGLAAGDALLIAFAAHLRSALPPTATAGRLGADEFAVVLPGTDEDGARRTADVVRAWTPPAPLPVRGRRSEDRAVGVTVGVVRATPVECRSAFDVGVRSVLQRVEAVVAEHKAGRR; translated from the coding sequence GTGGGTCCAGAGGGGGTCCGGGAACGGGGTGGGGCGGTGCGGGTCGACGCGCAGGAGGTCGAGGGGACCGGCGTCCTGGACACCTTCCCCGACCCCACCTGGTCGGTGGACGCCGACGGTCGCCTGGCCCGGTGGAACCGGGCCGCCGAGACCGTCTTCGGCCACCTCGCCGCCGACGTCCTGGGCCGCTGCCCCCGCGAGGTCCTCGGGGACGTCCCCGGGGCGACCGGCCCGGTGGACCTGCGCGACGCCCGCGACCGCCGCGTCACCGGGTCCGCGGTCGTCTGGTCCGACGGGCACCTGCGCCACACCTCCGTGCGCGTCTGCGAGGGCGACGTCGGGGTCGTGAGCCGCCGGCTGCTGGAGGGCCTGCTCGAGCACGTCTCCGACGCCATCGTCACCGTCGACGCCCGCGGCACGGTCCAGCTGCTCAACAAGGTCGCCGAGCGCCTCTACGGCGTGCGGGCCGCGGACCTCGTGGGCCGGCACGTGCAGGGGCTGACCCGCGGTCACGGAGCCGACGAGTACCTCCGGGCCGTGCGGCGCGCGCTGACCGCCGGCCACGGCTGGTCCGGTGTCGAGGTCGAGGTCACCACCACCGGCGGGCGCACGCTGGTCGTCGAGTCGGCCGCGACCGCCCTGCACGACGCGCACGGCGGGTACGCGGGGGCGGTCCTCGTGAGCCGCGACGTCACCCCCGTGCGCGAGCTGGAGCAGTCGCTGCGGGCGGCCACCCGCGTGCTGCGCGACCGGACCGCGCAGATGTCCAGGGCCACCCACCGCGACGCCCTCACCGGCGTCGCCACGCGCAGCCTGCTGCAGGAGCGGCTGTCCGCGGCGCTCGGTGCGGCCGTCGACCGCGACGAGCCCGTCTGCGTCCTGCTCGCCGACCTCGACGGGTTCCGCGCCGTCAACGACTCCTACGGCCTGGCCGCCGGCGACGCTCTCCTCATCGCCTTCGCCGCGCACCTGCGCTCGGCGCTGCCGCCCACCGCCACCGCGGGCCGCCTGGGGGCCGACGAGTTCGCCGTCGTCCTGCCCGGCACCGACGAGGACGGGGCCCGGCGCACCGCCGACGTCGTCCGCGCGTGGACACCACCGGCGCCGCTGCCGGTGCGCGGCCGCCGCAGCGAGGACCGGGCCGTCGGGGTGACCGTCGGCGTCGTCCGCGCCACGCCGGTGGAGTGCCGCTCCGCCTTCGACGTCGGCGTGCGGTCGGTGCTGCAGCGGGTGGAGGCGGTCGTCGCCGAGCACAAGGCCGGGCGCCGCTGA
- a CDS encoding TetR/AcrR family transcriptional regulator, whose amino-acid sequence MPRDPAATRDRLVDAFAGLVVSSGARSATLEAVAARAGVSKGGLLYHFASKDALVEGLVQRFERFAAEDVERMRTAPEGPAEYYVRTSSTEAVSLVDGTESDPLSTALVAMLRLAQEGDSRAAAAYVAVNDSWRELIEDQLDGDRGLARLVQLIGDGLWGSASMGIPVTDLEEILEQVRHLVLSSRRTAPSP is encoded by the coding sequence GTGCCCAGGGACCCCGCCGCCACCCGCGACCGCCTCGTCGACGCCTTCGCCGGCCTCGTCGTCAGCAGCGGTGCGCGCTCGGCGACGCTCGAGGCCGTCGCGGCCCGGGCGGGCGTGTCCAAGGGCGGCCTGCTCTACCACTTCGCCTCCAAGGACGCCCTCGTCGAGGGCCTCGTCCAGCGCTTCGAGCGGTTCGCCGCCGAGGACGTCGAGCGGATGCGCACCGCCCCGGAGGGCCCGGCCGAGTACTACGTCCGCACGTCGTCGACGGAGGCCGTCTCCCTGGTCGACGGGACCGAGTCGGACCCGCTGAGCACCGCCCTCGTCGCCATGCTCCGGCTGGCCCAGGAGGGCGACTCGCGGGCCGCGGCCGCCTACGTCGCCGTCAACGACAGCTGGCGCGAGCTCATCGAGGACCAGCTCGACGGTGACCGCGGCCTGGCCCGGCTGGTCCAGCTCATCGGGGACGGGCTGTGGGGGTCGGCGTCCATGGGGATCCCCGTCACCGACCTCGAGGAGATCCTCGAGCAGGTCCGCCACCTCGTCCTGTCGAGCCGCCGCACCGCGCCGAGCCCCTGA
- a CDS encoding MFS transporter, whose translation MTTTTAQPVSPAPSDRPTARQRAALAVLVLPVLIISVDMTVLSFALPAISEAVSPTGTQLLWIVDGYSLAIAGLLVTMGTLGDRHGARKLLLIGSAGFGLVSLFAAFADSATALITARVALGVFGATLMPSTLSLLRSTFTDREQRRTAFAVWAGGFAAGGALGPIVGGWLLEHFWWGSVFLLNVPFMVLLLVLAPLVVREHRGGGAHGRLDLVSVVVSVLALTSLVYGVKTLAEHGLATVPVATFLAGVALGAVFVRRQLRLAEPLLDVDLFRLPVFRSSVLANLMSICGMTGMLFAVSQHLQLVLGMRPLDAGLLLLPGAVVTFASGLLAARLARRLRLDLLIATGLLLGTAGYAVMALLGPGGGSAQAAQLAVAFAVLCAGAGLAETLTNDAILSAAPPHRTGAASAISETAYEVGAVLGTTVLGSVLNAVYRARVEVPAGAEAARETLGAAVELSSTLPGGEALLASAREAFTRGLDATAAAGAVLTATAALVVWRSLRPGERPAASSRDVVTAERS comes from the coding sequence GTGACCACCACGACCGCCCAGCCGGTCTCCCCCGCCCCCTCCGACCGCCCCACCGCCCGCCAGCGGGCCGCCCTGGCCGTGCTCGTGCTGCCGGTGCTGATCATCTCCGTCGACATGACGGTCCTGAGCTTCGCGCTGCCCGCGATCAGCGAGGCCGTCTCCCCCACCGGCACCCAGCTGCTGTGGATCGTCGACGGGTACTCCCTGGCCATCGCCGGCCTGCTCGTGACGATGGGCACCCTCGGCGACCGCCACGGCGCCCGCAAGCTCCTGCTCATCGGCTCGGCCGGTTTCGGGCTGGTCTCGCTGTTCGCCGCGTTCGCCGACTCCGCGACCGCGCTCATCACCGCGCGCGTGGCCCTCGGGGTGTTCGGCGCCACCCTCATGCCGTCGACGTTGTCGCTGCTGCGCAGCACGTTCACCGACCGGGAGCAGCGCCGGACGGCCTTCGCCGTGTGGGCCGGCGGGTTCGCCGCCGGGGGCGCCCTCGGGCCGATCGTCGGCGGTTGGCTGCTGGAGCACTTCTGGTGGGGTTCGGTCTTCCTGCTGAACGTCCCGTTCATGGTCCTGCTGCTGGTCCTGGCCCCCCTCGTCGTGCGCGAGCACCGCGGCGGCGGTGCGCACGGGCGCCTCGACCTCGTGAGCGTCGTCGTCTCGGTGCTGGCGCTGACCTCCCTCGTCTACGGCGTCAAGACGCTCGCCGAGCACGGCCTCGCCACCGTCCCCGTCGCGACGTTCCTGGCCGGCGTCGCCCTCGGCGCCGTCTTCGTCCGCCGCCAGCTGCGGCTGGCCGAACCGCTCCTGGATGTCGACCTGTTCCGCCTGCCCGTCTTCCGCTCCTCCGTGCTCGCCAACCTCATGAGCATCTGCGGGATGACGGGGATGCTCTTCGCCGTCTCCCAGCACCTGCAGCTCGTCCTGGGGATGCGCCCGCTGGACGCGGGGCTGCTCCTGCTGCCCGGCGCCGTCGTGACGTTCGCGTCCGGGCTGCTCGCCGCCCGCCTGGCGCGCCGGCTGCGGCTGGACCTGCTCATCGCGACCGGCCTGCTGCTCGGCACCGCCGGGTACGCCGTCATGGCCCTGCTCGGGCCCGGCGGCGGGTCGGCGCAGGCCGCCCAGCTCGCCGTCGCCTTCGCCGTGCTGTGCGCGGGGGCGGGCCTGGCCGAGACGCTGACGAACGACGCGATCCTGTCGGCCGCCCCGCCGCACCGGACCGGGGCCGCCTCGGCGATCTCCGAGACCGCCTACGAGGTCGGCGCCGTCCTCGGCACGACCGTCCTGGGCAGCGTGCTCAACGCCGTCTACCGCGCCCGCGTCGAGGTGCCCGCGGGGGCCGAGGCCGCCCGCGAGACGCTCGGCGCGGCGGTCGAGCTGTCCTCGACCCTGCCCGGCGGCGAGGCGCTCCTCGCCTCGGCGCGCGAGGCCTTCACCCGCGGCCTCGACGCGACGGCCGCGGCCGGGGCCGTCCTGACGGCGACCGCAGCCCTCGTCGTCTGGCGCTCGCTGCGCCCCGGTGAGCGCCCCGCCGCGTCGTCCCGGGATGTGGTCACGGCCGAGCGGTCCTAG
- a CDS encoding ChaB family protein → MPKTSKSGEPLEDELPSTLQRSDEEAQETFAKAHDSAAESYDDEARAHRVAWAAVKHTHEKVGDHWQPKEDGRKGPSDPQAEGGVDTDRRTSGGVDEHATKEHLLEIARELDVRGRSSMDKAELVEAVRKANDAATRDSRS, encoded by the coding sequence GTGCCGAAGACCTCGAAGTCGGGCGAACCCCTGGAGGACGAGCTGCCGAGCACGTTGCAGCGCTCGGACGAGGAGGCGCAGGAGACGTTCGCGAAGGCGCACGACTCCGCCGCCGAGTCCTACGACGACGAGGCCCGGGCCCACCGGGTCGCGTGGGCGGCGGTCAAGCACACCCACGAGAAGGTCGGCGACCACTGGCAGCCCAAGGAGGACGGCCGCAAGGGGCCCTCGGACCCGCAGGCCGAGGGCGGCGTCGACACCGACCGCCGCACCTCCGGCGGCGTCGACGAGCACGCGACGAAGGAGCACCTGCTCGAGATCGCCCGCGAGCTCGACGTGCGGGGCCGGTCGTCGATGGACAAGGCCGAGCTCGTCGAGGCGGTCCGGAAGGCCAACGACGCGGCGACGCGGGACAGCCGGTCGTAG
- a CDS encoding VOC family protein, whose amino-acid sequence MEFLRALPVLPVHDLDAETAFYAALSFHVQHREDGFAALESGEVVFGLRRVPADVPVPPAGVSWQVEVDDVAEVLAGARAGGLLVREAPHQRDGGRWTLRLLTPAGYELVLDGPSSGTTVLDLRSLALSLPDVVELVDEGRTGFRRIGGAWLARVAGDHAELHTGEGPGGVTAVDLRTVTREHLEELLRSAWEVTPGPVADVGPLRTE is encoded by the coding sequence ATGGAGTTCCTGCGCGCCCTGCCGGTCCTGCCGGTCCACGACCTCGACGCCGAGACCGCCTTCTACGCGGCGCTGTCGTTCCACGTGCAGCACCGCGAGGACGGCTTCGCCGCGCTGGAGAGCGGGGAGGTGGTCTTCGGCCTGCGCCGGGTCCCGGCCGACGTGCCGGTCCCGCCGGCCGGGGTGTCCTGGCAGGTGGAGGTCGACGACGTCGCCGAGGTGCTCGCGGGAGCGCGCGCGGGCGGCCTGCTCGTCCGCGAGGCGCCGCACCAGCGCGACGGCGGTCGCTGGACCCTGCGCCTGCTCACCCCCGCCGGCTACGAGCTGGTCCTCGACGGTCCCTCCTCGGGCACGACCGTCCTGGACCTGCGGTCCCTGGCGCTGTCGCTGCCGGACGTCGTCGAGCTGGTCGACGAGGGCCGGACGGGGTTCCGGCGGATCGGCGGCGCGTGGTTGGCGCGGGTGGCCGGCGACCACGCCGAGCTGCACACCGGCGAGGGGCCCGGCGGGGTGACGGCGGTGGACCTGCGCACGGTGACGCGCGAGCACCTGGAGGAGCTGCTGCGATCGGCGTGGGAGGTCACCCCCGGACCCGTCGCCGACGTGGGACCACTGCGCACGGAGTGA
- a CDS encoding PilZ domain-containing protein, translating into MDAAQGGTIMTEGPAVDTTVTLMPTSAAGAGAWRTGTVRSWTAGAAGLVVTSHVTASRATVEELDGQRVWVSTDPGDGSAVTPHAVFQAVARAHRDDELALTGVMLLAAETRRGAVRAPVSLPAHLTTTDGVADVRTVDYSRTGMRIEGAADVPGGTDVEVALELADGLEVHGRGEVVRVDEESGEAVVRFVELEEGAAEALERSVLTELARQNRP; encoded by the coding sequence ATGGACGCTGCGCAGGGCGGCACGATCATGACCGAGGGGCCCGCGGTCGACACCACGGTCACCCTCATGCCCACGAGCGCCGCCGGCGCGGGCGCCTGGCGCACCGGGACGGTCCGCTCGTGGACGGCCGGTGCCGCCGGTCTCGTCGTGACCAGCCACGTCACCGCCAGCCGAGCGACGGTCGAGGAGCTCGACGGTCAGCGCGTCTGGGTCAGCACCGACCCCGGCGACGGTTCCGCCGTCACCCCGCACGCCGTCTTCCAGGCCGTCGCCCGGGCCCACCGCGACGACGAGCTCGCGCTCACCGGCGTGATGCTGCTGGCCGCGGAGACCCGTCGCGGCGCCGTCCGCGCCCCCGTGTCCCTGCCGGCCCACCTCACGACCACCGACGGCGTCGCCGACGTCCGCACCGTCGACTACTCCCGCACCGGCATGCGCATCGAGGGCGCCGCCGACGTGCCCGGCGGCACGGACGTCGAGGTCGCCCTCGAACTGGCCGACGGCCTCGAGGTCCACGGCCGCGGCGAGGTCGTCCGCGTCGACGAGGAGTCCGGCGAGGCCGTCGTGCGCTTCGTCGAGCTGGAGGAGGGGGCCGCCGAGGCCCTGGAGCGCAGCGTCCTCACGGAGCTGGCGCGGCAGAACCGCCCCTGA